The following are encoded together in the Bos mutus isolate GX-2022 chromosome 3, NWIPB_WYAK_1.1, whole genome shotgun sequence genome:
- the LOC102286095 gene encoding cytochrome P450 4A11 isoform X3, producing MSVSVLSPTRALGGVSGLLQVVSLLGLVLLLLKAAQLYLRRQWLLKALHQFPSPPSHWFYGHKKEFQKESELPPLLERVEKYPKACVRWLWGTKALVLVYDPDYMKVFLGRSDPKPHRTYKYLAPWIGTGLLLLEGQKWFQHRRMLTPAFRYDILKAYVGIMADSVRVMLDKWEELVSQDSHLEIFGHVSLMTLDTIMKCAFSHQGSVQMDRCSDQGEEGSPAEGGRAGEGEEQEALGLPGHPPPCQSKYGLPCRDHLDQMRYTTMCIKEAMRLYPPVPFIGRELRKPITFPDGRSLPAGILVSLSFYGLHHNPNVWPNPEVFDPTRFSPGSTQHSYAFLPFSGGSRNCIGKQFAMNELKVAVALTLLRFELSPDPSRVPVPTPIMVLRSKNGIHLQLRKLSDPGGDKDKL from the exons ATGAGTGTCTCTGTGCTGAGTCCCACCAGAGCCCTGGGTGGGGTCTCTGGGCTCCTGCAGGTGGTCTCCCTGCTCGGCCTGGTTCTGCTTCTGCTCAAGGCGGCACAGCTCTACCTGCGCAGACAGTGGCTGCTCAAAGCCCTTCATCAgttcccatctcctccttcccACTGGTTCTATGGACACAAGAAAGAG TTCCAAAAGGAGAGTGAGCTGCCACCACTACTGGAAAGGGTAGAGAAATACCCAAAGGCCTGTGTTCGCTGGCTGTGGGGCACAAAGGCCTTAGTATTGGTCTACGACCCTGACTACATGAAGGTGTTCCTGGGGAGATCAG ACCCAAAGCCTCATAGAACCTACAAATACTTGGCTCCCTGGATTG GGACAGGTTTGCTGCTATTGGAGGGGCAGAAGTGGTTCCAGCACCGGCGGATGCTGACCCCAGCCTTCCGCTATGACATCCTGAAGGCCTACGTGGGAATCATGGCCGACTCTGTCCGAGTGATGCTG gacaAGTGGGAAGAGCTTGTCAGCCAGGACTCACATCTGGAGATCTTTGGACATGTCTCCTTGATGACCCTGGACACCATCATGAAGTGCGCCTTCAGCCACCAGGGCAGCGTCCAGATGGACAG ATGCAGTGATCAAGGAGAGGAAGGCTCACCTGCAGAAGGAGGGAGAGCTGGAGAAGGTGAGGAGCAGGAGGCACTTGGACTTCCTGGACATCCTCCTCCTTGCCAGAGTAAGT ATGGGCTTCCTTGCAGGGATCACCTGGACCAGATGCGCTACACGACCATGTGCATCAAGGAGGCAATGAGACTTTATCCACCAGTACCATTCATTGGCAGAGAGCTGAGAAAGCCCATCACCTTCCCTGATGGACGCTCCTTACCTGCAG GAATCTTAGTCTCCCTCTCCTTTTATGGACTTCATCACAACCCAAACGTGTGGCCGAATCCGGAG GTGTTTGACCCAACCCGGTTCTCACCAGGTTCTACTCAACACAGCTATGCCTTCCTGCCCTTCTCAGGAGGATCCAG gaactgcaTCGGGAAGCAGTTTGCCATGAATGAGTTGAAGGTGGCCGTGGCCCTGACCTTGCTTCGCTTTGAGCTGTCACCAGATCCCTCCAGGGTCCCTGTGCCCACTCCAATCATGGTGCTGAGATCCAAAAATGGGATCCACTTGCAGCTCAGGAAACTGTCTGATCCAGGTGGAGACAAGGACAAGCTCTGA
- the LOC102286095 gene encoding taurochenodeoxycholic 6 alpha-hydroxylase isoform X1, protein MSVSVLSPTRALGGVSGLLQVVSLLGLVLLLLKAAQLYLRRQWLLKALHQFPSPPSHWFYGHKKEFQKESELPPLLERVEKYPKACVRWLWGTKALVLVYDPDYMKVFLGRSDPKPHRTYKYLAPWIGTGLLLLEGQKWFQHRRMLTPAFRYDILKAYVGIMADSVRVMLDKWEELVSQDSHLEIFGHVSLMTLDTIMKCAFSHQGSVQMDRSSQSYIQAIRDLSHLIVSRLRNAFHQNDLIYRLTPEGRWNHRACQLTHQHTDAVIKERKAHLQKEGELEKVRSRRHLDFLDILLLARMENGSSLSDEDLRAEVDTFMFEGHDTTASGISWILYALASHPEHQQRCREEIQSLLGDGASITWDHLDQMRYTTMCIKEAMRLYPPVPFIGRELRKPITFPDGRSLPAGILVSLSFYGLHHNPNVWPNPEVFDPTRFSPGSTQHSYAFLPFSGGSRNCIGKQFAMNELKVAVALTLLRFELSPDPSRVPVPTPIMVLRSKNGIHLQLRKLSDPGGDKDKL, encoded by the exons ATGAGTGTCTCTGTGCTGAGTCCCACCAGAGCCCTGGGTGGGGTCTCTGGGCTCCTGCAGGTGGTCTCCCTGCTCGGCCTGGTTCTGCTTCTGCTCAAGGCGGCACAGCTCTACCTGCGCAGACAGTGGCTGCTCAAAGCCCTTCATCAgttcccatctcctccttcccACTGGTTCTATGGACACAAGAAAGAG TTCCAAAAGGAGAGTGAGCTGCCACCACTACTGGAAAGGGTAGAGAAATACCCAAAGGCCTGTGTTCGCTGGCTGTGGGGCACAAAGGCCTTAGTATTGGTCTACGACCCTGACTACATGAAGGTGTTCCTGGGGAGATCAG ACCCAAAGCCTCATAGAACCTACAAATACTTGGCTCCCTGGATTG GGACAGGTTTGCTGCTATTGGAGGGGCAGAAGTGGTTCCAGCACCGGCGGATGCTGACCCCAGCCTTCCGCTATGACATCCTGAAGGCCTACGTGGGAATCATGGCCGACTCTGTCCGAGTGATGCTG gacaAGTGGGAAGAGCTTGTCAGCCAGGACTCACATCTGGAGATCTTTGGACATGTCTCCTTGATGACCCTGGACACCATCATGAAGTGCGCCTTCAGCCACCAGGGCAGCGTCCAGATGGACAG GAGCTCCCAGTCCTACATCCAGGCCATCAGGGACCTCAGTCATCTGATTGTTTCCCGACTCCGGAATGCTTTCCACCAGAACGACCTCATCTACAGGCTGACTCCTGAAGGCCGCTGGAACCACCGGGCCTGCCAGCTCACCCATCAACACACAG ATGCAGTGATCAAGGAGAGGAAGGCTCACCTGCAGAAGGAGGGAGAGCTGGAGAAGGTGAGGAGCAGGAGGCACTTGGACTTCCTGGACATCCTCCTCCTTGCCAGA ATGGAGAATGGGAGCAGCTTGTCTGACGAGGACCTCCGTGCTGAAGTGGACACGTTCATGTTCGAGGGTCATGACACCACAGCCAGTGGCATCTCCTGGATCCTCTATGCTCTAGCCTCCCATCCTGAGCATCAGCAGAGGTGTCGGGAAGAGATCCAGAGCCTCCTGGGGGATGGCGCCTCCATCACCTG GGATCACCTGGACCAGATGCGCTACACGACCATGTGCATCAAGGAGGCAATGAGACTTTATCCACCAGTACCATTCATTGGCAGAGAGCTGAGAAAGCCCATCACCTTCCCTGATGGACGCTCCTTACCTGCAG GAATCTTAGTCTCCCTCTCCTTTTATGGACTTCATCACAACCCAAACGTGTGGCCGAATCCGGAG GTGTTTGACCCAACCCGGTTCTCACCAGGTTCTACTCAACACAGCTATGCCTTCCTGCCCTTCTCAGGAGGATCCAG gaactgcaTCGGGAAGCAGTTTGCCATGAATGAGTTGAAGGTGGCCGTGGCCCTGACCTTGCTTCGCTTTGAGCTGTCACCAGATCCCTCCAGGGTCCCTGTGCCCACTCCAATCATGGTGCTGAGATCCAAAAATGGGATCCACTTGCAGCTCAGGAAACTGTCTGATCCAGGTGGAGACAAGGACAAGCTCTGA
- the LOC102286095 gene encoding cytochrome P450 4A11 isoform X2: MSVSVLSPTRALGGVSGLLQVVSLLGLVLLLLKAAQLYLRRQWLLKALHQFPSPPSHWFYGHKKEFQKESELPPLLERVEKYPKACVRWLWGTKALVLVYDPDYMKVFLGRSDPKPHRTYKYLAPWIGTGLLLLEGQKWFQHRRMLTPAFRYDILKAYVGIMADSVRVMLDKWEELVSQDSHLEIFGHVSLMTLDTIMKCAFSHQGSVQMDRLTPEGRWNHRACQLTHQHTDAVIKERKAHLQKEGELEKVRSRRHLDFLDILLLARMENGSSLSDEDLRAEVDTFMFEGHDTTASGISWILYALASHPEHQQRCREEIQSLLGDGASITWDHLDQMRYTTMCIKEAMRLYPPVPFIGRELRKPITFPDGRSLPAGILVSLSFYGLHHNPNVWPNPEVFDPTRFSPGSTQHSYAFLPFSGGSRNCIGKQFAMNELKVAVALTLLRFELSPDPSRVPVPTPIMVLRSKNGIHLQLRKLSDPGGDKDKL, encoded by the exons ATGAGTGTCTCTGTGCTGAGTCCCACCAGAGCCCTGGGTGGGGTCTCTGGGCTCCTGCAGGTGGTCTCCCTGCTCGGCCTGGTTCTGCTTCTGCTCAAGGCGGCACAGCTCTACCTGCGCAGACAGTGGCTGCTCAAAGCCCTTCATCAgttcccatctcctccttcccACTGGTTCTATGGACACAAGAAAGAG TTCCAAAAGGAGAGTGAGCTGCCACCACTACTGGAAAGGGTAGAGAAATACCCAAAGGCCTGTGTTCGCTGGCTGTGGGGCACAAAGGCCTTAGTATTGGTCTACGACCCTGACTACATGAAGGTGTTCCTGGGGAGATCAG ACCCAAAGCCTCATAGAACCTACAAATACTTGGCTCCCTGGATTG GGACAGGTTTGCTGCTATTGGAGGGGCAGAAGTGGTTCCAGCACCGGCGGATGCTGACCCCAGCCTTCCGCTATGACATCCTGAAGGCCTACGTGGGAATCATGGCCGACTCTGTCCGAGTGATGCTG gacaAGTGGGAAGAGCTTGTCAGCCAGGACTCACATCTGGAGATCTTTGGACATGTCTCCTTGATGACCCTGGACACCATCATGAAGTGCGCCTTCAGCCACCAGGGCAGCGTCCAGATGGACAG GCTGACTCCTGAAGGCCGCTGGAACCACCGGGCCTGCCAGCTCACCCATCAACACACAG ATGCAGTGATCAAGGAGAGGAAGGCTCACCTGCAGAAGGAGGGAGAGCTGGAGAAGGTGAGGAGCAGGAGGCACTTGGACTTCCTGGACATCCTCCTCCTTGCCAGA ATGGAGAATGGGAGCAGCTTGTCTGACGAGGACCTCCGTGCTGAAGTGGACACGTTCATGTTCGAGGGTCATGACACCACAGCCAGTGGCATCTCCTGGATCCTCTATGCTCTAGCCTCCCATCCTGAGCATCAGCAGAGGTGTCGGGAAGAGATCCAGAGCCTCCTGGGGGATGGCGCCTCCATCACCTG GGATCACCTGGACCAGATGCGCTACACGACCATGTGCATCAAGGAGGCAATGAGACTTTATCCACCAGTACCATTCATTGGCAGAGAGCTGAGAAAGCCCATCACCTTCCCTGATGGACGCTCCTTACCTGCAG GAATCTTAGTCTCCCTCTCCTTTTATGGACTTCATCACAACCCAAACGTGTGGCCGAATCCGGAG GTGTTTGACCCAACCCGGTTCTCACCAGGTTCTACTCAACACAGCTATGCCTTCCTGCCCTTCTCAGGAGGATCCAG gaactgcaTCGGGAAGCAGTTTGCCATGAATGAGTTGAAGGTGGCCGTGGCCCTGACCTTGCTTCGCTTTGAGCTGTCACCAGATCCCTCCAGGGTCCCTGTGCCCACTCCAATCATGGTGCTGAGATCCAAAAATGGGATCCACTTGCAGCTCAGGAAACTGTCTGATCCAGGTGGAGACAAGGACAAGCTCTGA